One genomic segment of Pongo pygmaeus isolate AG05252 chromosome 19, NHGRI_mPonPyg2-v2.0_pri, whole genome shotgun sequence includes these proteins:
- the MINK1 gene encoding misshapen-like kinase 1 isoform X7, producing the protein MGDPAPARSLDDIDLSALRGRHVKTGQLAAIKVMDVTEDEEEEIKQEINMLKKYSHHRNIATYYGAFIKKSPPGNDDQLWLVMEFCGAGSVTDLVKNTKGNALKEDCIAYICREILRGLAHLHAHKVIHRDIKGQNVLLTENAEVKLVDFGVSAQLDRTVGRRNTFIGTPYWMAPEVIACDENPDATYDYRSDIWSLGITAIEMAEGAPPLCDMHPMRALFLIPRNPPPRLKSKKWSKKFIDFIDTCLIKTYLSRPPTEQLLKFPFIRDQPTERQVRIQLKDHIDRSRKKRGEKEETEYEYSGSEEEDDSHGEEGEPSSIMNVPGESTLRREFLRLQQENKSNSEALKQQQQLQQQQQRDPEAHIKHLLHQRQRRIEEQKEERRRVEEQQRREREQRKLQEKEQQRRLEDMQALRREEERRQAEREQEYIRHRLEEEQRQLEILQQQLLQEQALLLEYKRKQLEEQRQSERLQRQLQQEHAYLKSLQQQQQQQQLQKQQQQQQLLPGDRKPLYHYGRGMNPADKPAWAREVEERTRMNKQQNSPSAKSKPGSTGPEPPIPQASPGPPGPLSQTPPMQRPVEPQEGPHKSLVAHRVPLKPYAAPVPRSQSLQDQPTRNLAAFPASPDPDPAIPAPTATPSARGAVIRQNSDPTSEGPGPSPNPPAWVRPDNEAPPKVPQRTSSIATALNTSGAGGSRPAQAVRARPRSNSAWQIYLQRRAERGTPKPPGPPAQPPGPPNASSNPDLRRSDPGWERSDSVLPASHGHLPQAGSLERNCVGASSKLDSSPVLSPGNKAKPDDHRSRPGRPASYKRAIGEDFVLLKERTLDEAPRPPKKAMDYSSSSEEVESSEEDEEEGEGGPAEGSRDTPGGRSDGDTDSVSTMVVHDVEEITGTQPPYGGGTMVVQRTPEEERNLLHADSNGYTNLPDVVQPSHSPTENSKGQSPPSKDGSGDYQSRGLVKAPGKSSFTMFVDLGIYQPGGSGDSIPITALVGGEGTRLDQLQYDVRKGSVVNVNPTNTRAHSETPEIRKYKKRFNSEILCAALWGVNLLVGTENGLMLLDRSGQGKVYGLIGRRRFQQMDVLEGLNLLITISGKRNKLRVYYLSWLRNKILHNDPEVEKKQGWTTVGDMEGCGHYRVVKYERIKFLVIALKSSVEVYAWAPKPYHKFMAFKSFADLPHRPLLVDLTVEEGQRLKVIYGSSAGFHAVDVDSGNSYDIYIPVHIQSQITPHAIIFLPNTDGMEMLLCYEDEGVYVNTYGRIIKDVVLQWGEMPTSVAYICSNQIMGWGEKAIEIRSVETGHLDGVFMHKRAQRLKFLCERNDKVFFASVRSGGSSQVYFMTLNRNCIMNW; encoded by the exons GGTCGGCATGTCAAGACGGGGCAGCTGGCTGCCATCAAGGTCATGGATGTCACGGAG gatgaggaggaagagatCAAACAGGAGATCAACATGCTGAAAAAGTACTCTCACCACCGCAACATCGCCACCTACTATGGAGCCTTCATCAAGAAGAGCCCCCCGGGAAACGATGACCAGCTCTGG CTGGTGATGGAGTTCTGTGGTGCTGGTTCAGTGACTGACCTGGTAAAGAACACGAAAGGCAACGCCCTGAAGGAGGACTGTATCGCCTATATCTGCAGGGAGATCCTCAGG GGTCTGGCGCATCTCCATGCCCACAAGGTGATCCATCGAGACATCAAGGGGCAGAATGTGCTGCTGACAGAGAATGCTGAGGTCAAGCTAG TGGATTTTGGGGTGAGTGCTCAGCTGGACCGCACCGTGGGCAGACGGAACACTTTCATTGGGACTCCCTACTGGATGGCTCCAGAGGTCATCGCCTGTGATGAGAACCCCGATGCCACCTACGATTACAgg AGTGACATTTGGTCTCTAGGAATCACAGCCATCGAGATGGCAGAGGGAGCCCCCC CTCTGTGTGACATGCACCCCATGCGAGCCCTCTTCCTCATTCCTCGGAACCCTCCGCCCAGGCTCAAGTCCAAGAAGTG GTCTAAGAAGTTCATTGACTTCATTGACACATGTCTCATCAAGACTTACCTGAGCCGCCCACCCACGGAGCAGCTACTGAAGTTTCCCTTCATCCGGGACCAGCCCACGGAGCGGCAGGTCCGCATCCAGCTTAAGGACCACATTGACCGATCCCGGAAGAAGCGGGGTGAGAAAG AGGAGACAGAATATGAGTACAGCGGCAGCGAGGAGGAAGATGACAGccatggagaggaaggagagCCCAG CTCCATCATGAACGTGCCTGGAGAGTCGACTCTACGCCGAGAGTTTCTCCGGCTCCAGCAGGAAAATAAGAGCAACTCAGAGGCTttaaaacagcagcagcagctgcagcagcagcagcagcgagacCCCGAGGCACACATCAAACACCTGCTGCACCAGCGGCAGCGGCGCATAGAGGAGCAGAAGGAGGAGCGGCGCCGCGTGGAGGAG CAACAGCGGCGGGAGCGGGAGCAGCGGAAGCTGCAGGAGAAGGAGCAGCAGCGGCGGCTGGAGGACATGCAGGCTCTGCGGCGGGAGGAGGAGCGGCGGCAGGCGGAGCGCGAGCAG GAATATATTCGTCACAGGCTAGAGGAGGAGCAGCGACAGCTCGAGATCCTTCAGCAACAGCTGCTCCAGGAACAGGCCCTGCTGCTG gagtacAAGCGGAAGCAGCTGGAGGAGCAGCGGCAGTCAGAGCGTCTCCAGAGGcagctgcagcaggagcatgcCTACCTCAAGTCcctgcagcagcagcaacagcagcagcagcttcagaaacagcagcagcagcagcagctcctaCCTGGGGACAGGAAGCCCCTGTACCATTATGGTCGGGGCATGAACCCCGCTGACAAACCAGCCTGGGCCCGAGAG GTAGAAGAGAGAACAAGGATGAACAAGCAGCAGAACTCTCCCTCGGCCAAGAGCAAGCCAGGCAGCACGGGGCCTGagccccccatcccccaggcCTCCCCCGGGCCCCCAGGACCCCTTTCCCAGACTCCTCCTATGCAGAGGCCGGTGGAGCCCCAGGAGGGACCGCACAAG AGCCTGGTGGCACACCGGGTCCCACTGAAGCCATATGCAGCACCTGTACCCCGATCCCAGTCCCTGCAGGACCAGCCCACCCGAAACCTGGCTgccttcccagcctcccctgACCCCGACCCTGCCATCCCCGCACCCACTGCCACGCCCAGTGCCCGAGGAGCTGTCATCCGCCAGAATTCAGACCCCACCTCTGAAGGACCTGGCCCCAGCCCGAACCCCCCAGCCTGGGTCCGCCCAGATAACGAGGCCCCACCGAAG GTGCCTCAGAGGACCTCATCTATCGCCACTGCCCTTAACACCAGTGGGGCCGGAGGGTCCCGGCCAGCCCAGGCAGTCCGTGCCAG ACCTCGCAGCAACTCCGCCTGGCAAATCTATCTGCAAAGGCGGGCAGAGCGGGGCACCCCAAAGCCTCCAGGGCCCCCTGCTCAGCCCCCTGGCCCGCCCAACGCCTCTAG TAACCCCGACCTCAGGAGGAGCGACCCTGGCTGGGAACGCTCGGACAGCGTCCTTCCGGCCTCTCACGGGCACCTCCCCCAGGCTGGCTCACTGGAGCGGAACTGCGTGGGAG CCTCCTCCAAACTGGACAGCTCCCCAGTGCTCTCCCCTGGGAATAAAGCCAAGCCCGATGACCACCGCTCACGGCCAGGCCGGCCCGCA AGCTATAAGCGAGCAATTGGTGAG GACTTCGTGTTGCTGAAGGAGCGGACCCTGGACGAggcccctcggcctcccaagaaggCCATGGACTACTCATCGTCCAGCGAGGAGGTGGAAAGCAgtgaggaggacgaggaggaagGCGAAGGCGGGCCAGCAGAGGGGAGCAGAGACACCCCTGGGGGCCG CAGCGATGGGGATACAGACAGCGTCAGCACCATGGTGGTCCACGACGTCGAGGAGATCACCGGGACCCAGCCCCCATACGGGGGCGGCACCATGGTGGTCCAGCGC ACCCCTGAAGAGGAGCGGAACCTGCTGCATGCTGACAGCAATGGGTATACAAACCTGCCTGACGTGGTCCAGCCCAGCCATTCACCCACCGAGAACAGCAAAGGCCAAAGCCCACCCTCGAAGGATGGGAGCGGTGAC TACCAGTCTCGTGGGCTGGTAAAGGCCCCTGGCAAGAGCTCGTTCACGATGTTTGTGGATCTAGGGATCTACCAGCCTGGAGGCAGTGGGGACAGCATCCCCATCACAG CCCTAGTGGGTGGAGAGGGCACTCGGCTCGACCAGCTGCAGTACGACGTGAGGAAGGGCTCTGTGGTCAACGTGAATCCCACCAACACCCGGGCCCACAGTGAGACCCCTGAGATCCGGAAGTACAAGAAGCGATTCAACTCCGAGATCCTCTGTGCAGCCCTTTGGG GGGTCAACCTGCTGGTGGGCACGGAGAACGGGCTGATGTTGCTGGACCGAAGTGGGCAGGGGAAGGTGTATGGACTCATTGGGCGGCGACGCTTCCAGCAGATGGATGTGCTGGAGGGGCTCAACCTGCTCATCACCATCTCAG GGAAAAGGAACAAGCTGCGGGTGTATTACCTGTCCTGGCTCCGGAACAAGATTCTGCACAATGACCCAGAAGTGGAGAAGAAGCAGGGCTGGACCACTGTGGGGGACATGGAGGGCTGCGGGCACTACCGTGTCG TGAAATACGAGCGGATTAAGTTCCTGGTCATCGCCCTCAAGAGCTCCGTGGAGGTGTATGCCTGGGCCCCCAAGCCCTATCACAAATTCATGGCCTTCAAG TCCTTTGCCGACCTCCCCCACCGCCCTCTGCTGGTCGACCTGACAGTAGAGGAGGGGCAGCGGCTCAAGGTCATCTATGGCTCCAGTGCTGGCTTCCATGCTGTGGATGTCGACTCGGGGAACAGCTATGACATCTACATCCCTGTGCAC ATCCAGAGCCAGATCACGCCCCATGCCATCATCTTCCTCCCCAACACCGACGGCATGGAGATGCTGCTGTGTTATGAGGACGAGGGTGTCTACGTCAACACGTACGGGCGGATCATTAAGGATGTGGTGCTGCAGTGGGGAGAGATGCCTACTTCTGTGG CCTACATCTGCTCCAACCAGATAATGGGCTGGGGTGAGAAGGCCATTGAGATCCGCTCTGTGGAGACGGGCCACCTCGACGGGGTCTTCATGCACAAACGAGCTCAGAGGCTCAAGTTCCTGTGTGAGCGGAATGACAAG GTGTTTTTTGCCTCAGTCCGCTCTGGGGGCAGCAGCCAAGTTTACTTCATGACTCTGAACCGTAACTGCATCATGAACTGGTGA
- the MINK1 gene encoding misshapen-like kinase 1 isoform X25 yields MGDPAPARSLDDIDLSALRDPAGIFELVEVVGNGTYGQVYKGRHVKTGQLAAIKVMDVTEDEEEEIKQEINMLKKYSHHRNIATYYGAFIKKSPPGNDDQLWLVMEFCGAGSVTDLVKNTKGNALKEDCIAYICREILRGLAHLHAHKVIHRDIKGQNVLLTENAEVKLVDFGVSAQLDRTVGRRNTFIGTPYWMAPEVIACDENPDATYDYRSDIWSLGITAIEMAEGAPPLCDMHPMRALFLIPRNPPPRLKSKKWSKKFIDFIDTCLIKTYLSRPPTEQLLKFPFIRDQPTERQVRIQLKDHIDRSRKKRGEKEETEYEYSGSEEEDDSHGEEGEPSSIMNVPGESTLRREFLRLQQENKSNSEALKQQQQLQQQQQRDPEAHIKHLLHQRQRRIEEQKEERRRVEEQQRREREQRKLQEKEQQRRLEDMQALRREEERRQAEREQEYIRHRLEEEQRQLEILQQQLLQEQALLLEYKRKQLEEQRQSERLQRQLQQEHAYLKSLQQQQQQQQLQKQQQQQQLLPGDRKPLYHYGRGMNPADKPAWAREVEERTRMNKQQNSPSAKSKPGSTGPEPPIPQASPGPPGPLSQTPPMQRPVEPQEGPHKSLQDQPTRNLAAFPASPDPDPAIPAPTATPSARGAVIRQNSDPTSEGPGPSPNPPAWVRPDNEAPPKVPQRTSSIATALNTSGAGGSRPAQAVRASNPDLRRSDPGWERSDSVLPASHGHLPQAGSLERNCVGASSKLDSSPVLSPGNKAKPDDHRSRPGRPADFVLLKERTLDEAPRPPKKAMDYSSSSEEVESSEEDEEEGEGGPAEGSRDTPGGRSDGDTDSVSTMVVHDVEEITGTQPPYGGGTMVVQRTPEEERNLLHADSNGYTNLPDVVQPSHSPTENSKGQSPPSKDGSGDYQSRGLVKAPGKSSFTMFVDLGIYQPGGSGDSIPITALVGGEGTRLDQLQYDVRKGSVVNVNPTNTRAHSETPEIRKYKKRFNSEILCAALWGVNLLVGTENGLMLLDRSGQGKVYGLIGRRRFQQMDVLEGLNLLITISGKRNKLRVYYLSWLRNKILHNDPEVEKKQGWTTVGDMEGCGHYRVVKYERIKFLVIALKSSVEVYAWAPKPYHKFMAFKSFADLPHRPLLVDLTVEEGQRLKVIYGSSAGFHAVDVDSGNSYDIYIPVHIQSQITPHAIIFLPNTDGMEMLLCYEDEGVYVNTYGRIIKDVVLQWGEMPTSVAYICSNQIMGWGEKAIEIRSVETGHLDGVFMHKRAQRLKFLCERNDKVFFASVRSGGSSQVYFMTLNRNCIMNW; encoded by the exons GACCCTGCTGGGATCTTTGAGCTTGTGGAGGTGGTCGGCAATGGAACCTATGGACAGGTATACAAG GGTCGGCATGTCAAGACGGGGCAGCTGGCTGCCATCAAGGTCATGGATGTCACGGAG gatgaggaggaagagatCAAACAGGAGATCAACATGCTGAAAAAGTACTCTCACCACCGCAACATCGCCACCTACTATGGAGCCTTCATCAAGAAGAGCCCCCCGGGAAACGATGACCAGCTCTGG CTGGTGATGGAGTTCTGTGGTGCTGGTTCAGTGACTGACCTGGTAAAGAACACGAAAGGCAACGCCCTGAAGGAGGACTGTATCGCCTATATCTGCAGGGAGATCCTCAGG GGTCTGGCGCATCTCCATGCCCACAAGGTGATCCATCGAGACATCAAGGGGCAGAATGTGCTGCTGACAGAGAATGCTGAGGTCAAGCTAG TGGATTTTGGGGTGAGTGCTCAGCTGGACCGCACCGTGGGCAGACGGAACACTTTCATTGGGACTCCCTACTGGATGGCTCCAGAGGTCATCGCCTGTGATGAGAACCCCGATGCCACCTACGATTACAgg AGTGACATTTGGTCTCTAGGAATCACAGCCATCGAGATGGCAGAGGGAGCCCCCC CTCTGTGTGACATGCACCCCATGCGAGCCCTCTTCCTCATTCCTCGGAACCCTCCGCCCAGGCTCAAGTCCAAGAAGTG GTCTAAGAAGTTCATTGACTTCATTGACACATGTCTCATCAAGACTTACCTGAGCCGCCCACCCACGGAGCAGCTACTGAAGTTTCCCTTCATCCGGGACCAGCCCACGGAGCGGCAGGTCCGCATCCAGCTTAAGGACCACATTGACCGATCCCGGAAGAAGCGGGGTGAGAAAG AGGAGACAGAATATGAGTACAGCGGCAGCGAGGAGGAAGATGACAGccatggagaggaaggagagCCCAG CTCCATCATGAACGTGCCTGGAGAGTCGACTCTACGCCGAGAGTTTCTCCGGCTCCAGCAGGAAAATAAGAGCAACTCAGAGGCTttaaaacagcagcagcagctgcagcagcagcagcagcgagacCCCGAGGCACACATCAAACACCTGCTGCACCAGCGGCAGCGGCGCATAGAGGAGCAGAAGGAGGAGCGGCGCCGCGTGGAGGAG CAACAGCGGCGGGAGCGGGAGCAGCGGAAGCTGCAGGAGAAGGAGCAGCAGCGGCGGCTGGAGGACATGCAGGCTCTGCGGCGGGAGGAGGAGCGGCGGCAGGCGGAGCGCGAGCAG GAATATATTCGTCACAGGCTAGAGGAGGAGCAGCGACAGCTCGAGATCCTTCAGCAACAGCTGCTCCAGGAACAGGCCCTGCTGCTG gagtacAAGCGGAAGCAGCTGGAGGAGCAGCGGCAGTCAGAGCGTCTCCAGAGGcagctgcagcaggagcatgcCTACCTCAAGTCcctgcagcagcagcaacagcagcagcagcttcagaaacagcagcagcagcagcagctcctaCCTGGGGACAGGAAGCCCCTGTACCATTATGGTCGGGGCATGAACCCCGCTGACAAACCAGCCTGGGCCCGAGAG GTAGAAGAGAGAACAAGGATGAACAAGCAGCAGAACTCTCCCTCGGCCAAGAGCAAGCCAGGCAGCACGGGGCCTGagccccccatcccccaggcCTCCCCCGGGCCCCCAGGACCCCTTTCCCAGACTCCTCCTATGCAGAGGCCGGTGGAGCCCCAGGAGGGACCGCACAAG TCCCTGCAGGACCAGCCCACCCGAAACCTGGCTgccttcccagcctcccctgACCCCGACCCTGCCATCCCCGCACCCACTGCCACGCCCAGTGCCCGAGGAGCTGTCATCCGCCAGAATTCAGACCCCACCTCTGAAGGACCTGGCCCCAGCCCGAACCCCCCAGCCTGGGTCCGCCCAGATAACGAGGCCCCACCGAAG GTGCCTCAGAGGACCTCATCTATCGCCACTGCCCTTAACACCAGTGGGGCCGGAGGGTCCCGGCCAGCCCAGGCAGTCCGTGCCAG TAACCCCGACCTCAGGAGGAGCGACCCTGGCTGGGAACGCTCGGACAGCGTCCTTCCGGCCTCTCACGGGCACCTCCCCCAGGCTGGCTCACTGGAGCGGAACTGCGTGGGAG CCTCCTCCAAACTGGACAGCTCCCCAGTGCTCTCCCCTGGGAATAAAGCCAAGCCCGATGACCACCGCTCACGGCCAGGCCGGCCCGCA GACTTCGTGTTGCTGAAGGAGCGGACCCTGGACGAggcccctcggcctcccaagaaggCCATGGACTACTCATCGTCCAGCGAGGAGGTGGAAAGCAgtgaggaggacgaggaggaagGCGAAGGCGGGCCAGCAGAGGGGAGCAGAGACACCCCTGGGGGCCG CAGCGATGGGGATACAGACAGCGTCAGCACCATGGTGGTCCACGACGTCGAGGAGATCACCGGGACCCAGCCCCCATACGGGGGCGGCACCATGGTGGTCCAGCGC ACCCCTGAAGAGGAGCGGAACCTGCTGCATGCTGACAGCAATGGGTATACAAACCTGCCTGACGTGGTCCAGCCCAGCCATTCACCCACCGAGAACAGCAAAGGCCAAAGCCCACCCTCGAAGGATGGGAGCGGTGAC TACCAGTCTCGTGGGCTGGTAAAGGCCCCTGGCAAGAGCTCGTTCACGATGTTTGTGGATCTAGGGATCTACCAGCCTGGAGGCAGTGGGGACAGCATCCCCATCACAG CCCTAGTGGGTGGAGAGGGCACTCGGCTCGACCAGCTGCAGTACGACGTGAGGAAGGGCTCTGTGGTCAACGTGAATCCCACCAACACCCGGGCCCACAGTGAGACCCCTGAGATCCGGAAGTACAAGAAGCGATTCAACTCCGAGATCCTCTGTGCAGCCCTTTGGG GGGTCAACCTGCTGGTGGGCACGGAGAACGGGCTGATGTTGCTGGACCGAAGTGGGCAGGGGAAGGTGTATGGACTCATTGGGCGGCGACGCTTCCAGCAGATGGATGTGCTGGAGGGGCTCAACCTGCTCATCACCATCTCAG GGAAAAGGAACAAGCTGCGGGTGTATTACCTGTCCTGGCTCCGGAACAAGATTCTGCACAATGACCCAGAAGTGGAGAAGAAGCAGGGCTGGACCACTGTGGGGGACATGGAGGGCTGCGGGCACTACCGTGTCG TGAAATACGAGCGGATTAAGTTCCTGGTCATCGCCCTCAAGAGCTCCGTGGAGGTGTATGCCTGGGCCCCCAAGCCCTATCACAAATTCATGGCCTTCAAG TCCTTTGCCGACCTCCCCCACCGCCCTCTGCTGGTCGACCTGACAGTAGAGGAGGGGCAGCGGCTCAAGGTCATCTATGGCTCCAGTGCTGGCTTCCATGCTGTGGATGTCGACTCGGGGAACAGCTATGACATCTACATCCCTGTGCAC ATCCAGAGCCAGATCACGCCCCATGCCATCATCTTCCTCCCCAACACCGACGGCATGGAGATGCTGCTGTGTTATGAGGACGAGGGTGTCTACGTCAACACGTACGGGCGGATCATTAAGGATGTGGTGCTGCAGTGGGGAGAGATGCCTACTTCTGTGG CCTACATCTGCTCCAACCAGATAATGGGCTGGGGTGAGAAGGCCATTGAGATCCGCTCTGTGGAGACGGGCCACCTCGACGGGGTCTTCATGCACAAACGAGCTCAGAGGCTCAAGTTCCTGTGTGAGCGGAATGACAAG GTGTTTTTTGCCTCAGTCCGCTCTGGGGGCAGCAGCCAAGTTTACTTCATGACTCTGAACCGTAACTGCATCATGAACTGGTGA